Genomic segment of Sinorhizobium meliloti:
GTCGGCGGATGCGGTCGCCTTCTATCAGGTCCTGAACGCCGCACAGGCGGCCTATCAGGTCGCCAATCTGGAAAACGCGCTCCTCAACCTGACGATGACCAACATCCGCTCCGTCATGGGCTCGATGGATCTGGACGAACTCCTGTCGAACCGCGACACGATCAACGATCGATTGCTCCACGTCGTGGACGAGGCCGCCAATCCCTGGGGCATCAAGATCACCCGCATCGAGATCAAGGACATCGCGCCGCCGAAAGACCTGGTCGACGCCATGGCCCGGCAGATGAAGGCGGAACGCGAGAAGCGCGCACAGGTGCTCGAAGCGGAGGGCTCCAGAAATGCGCAGATCCTGCGTGCCGAAGGCGCGAAGCAATCGGCGATCCTCCAGGCCGAAGGACAGCGCGAGGCCGCCTACCGCGAGGCGGAGGCGCGCGAGCGACTGGCCGAGGCGGAGGCCAAGGCGACCCGGATGGTCTCCGAGGCGATCGCAGCCGGCGACGTTCAGGCGATCAACTATTTCGTCGCGCAGAAATATACCGAGGCCCTTGCCGCGATCGGAACGGCGAGCAACCAGAAGATCGTCCTGATGCCGATGGAAGCCTCGTCGCTCATCGGCTCGCTCGGCGGCATAGGCGCGATCGCGAAGGAGGTCTTCGGTGGAGACACCGCGTCCTCCCCGCGCCAGCGCCAGTCCACGCCCCGAACCGGTCCTTCCGTTCCCTCGGAAACGCCCTGAGGATCGCCCATGATCACGCGCATCATCCTCGAACTCGGCCCCTGGAGCTGGTGGGTCCTAGGCCTCCTGCTGCTGGCGGCGGAGCTGATCCTGCCCGGCGTCTTCCTCGTGTGGATCGCGCTTGCCGCGCTCGTCACCGGGGCCCTCTCGCTCTTCTTCTGGGAGGCGCCGTTCTGGAGTTGGCAGGTGCAGTTCGTCGCCTTCGCTTTGCTCTCGGTCGCTTCCGTCCTTATCGGGCGGCGCTTCGTCTCCTCTTCCGCCGAGAGCGACGAGCCTCTGCTCAACAGGCGCGGCGAAAGCCTCGTCGGACGGACGGCAGTGCTCGAGCAGCCGATCAAGGAGGGCCGCGGGCGCGTGCGGCTCGACGATACGACATGGTCCGTCGAGGGCCCCGACCTTCCGGTCGGCACACGCGTGCGCATCGTCGCGAGCAGCGGCCGCCACCTGACGGTCGAGCAGATCTGAACACATCCGCGTTCGGAAACTGCGGTAGAGAAACGATTGGTTAACCACGCGCCTTTACGATTGCGAAACGATTGCAATCAAATTGCGGACAGACGGCGCATGGTGCCCAATATCTCACGCTCGATGATGGCGGGCGCCTTGCGTGTGAAGCCGCCGGCATGGCTGCTGGCGGGCTGCGCTTTCCTCGCCTATGCGCCAGCGAGCGCGCAAAGCCTCGGCGATCCATCCCCGGCGGGCGTCTCCGTCGCCGCCTCAGCAGACCAGCCGCTTCCGGTCTTAATCGACCCGCAGGAGACCGGCGCCCTTGCCGGCACCGACCTTTCGCCTGCCCTGGACGAGGACTTCAACCGCCTGAACCGGCGCGAGGAGACGATCGACGGGCTGCGCAGGCGCATCGATCCCGATGACGGTCAGGCGCCCGGCATTCGCATCGGCACCTTCGTTCTGAAGCCGGCGCTCAGCGAGACCTTCAACCACGAACGGCAGAAGAACGGCGGCAGCAGTCAGAGCCGGAGCTTCATGGAGACCGGGCTCAAGGGTTCGCTCACCTCCGACTGGTCCCGCCATCAGCTCAGCGTGACCGGCGAAGGCGTGATCCAGGACAACATATCCGGTGAGGGCCAGGAGGAGCCGCGCGCCGACATCGACGCGGAACTGCGCCTCGACCTCGGCGCGGAGACCATTGCAAGGCTGAGGACAGGCTACAGTTTCGAACGCGAAGATGCGAACGACCCGAATGCCATCGCCAATGCAGACAGCCAATCCGGCGTCCATAGCTATCGCCTGGGCGCCGCGGTCGAGCGCGACCTCGGTCTCATTCGCGGCTCGCTCGGCGTGGATTTCGAGCGCCGCACCTATGGCGATGTCGAGCTCGACAATGGGACGACGCTCTCGCAGGAGGATCGCGACCGCAATCTCGGCACCCTCACGGGGCGGATCGGCTACGAGCTTTCGCCGGCGCTCGTCCCCTTCCTCGAGGCCTCCGTCGGCAAATCGATCTATGATCTGCGTCGGGATACGTTCGGCTTCGAGCGCTCCTATGAGAGCTATGCCGGCCGCGCCGGCACGGAGGTCGATCTCGGCGAAAAGCTCAACGGTGAACTGGCGCTCGGTTACGAGACCTTCCGCTTCGACGACGAACGGCTCGGCGACCTCAACGGATTCTCGCTCGACGGCCGCGTCAACTGGTCACCGCACCGCGGCACCGACGTCCTTTTCGGCGTGCTGACCTATGTCGATCCCTCGACCACTCCGGGCGAGGCGGGATCGATCAATTACGAGCTGACGAACGTGGTCACGCATCAGTTGCGTTCGACCCTCGTCGGCCGGCTTTCGAACAGTCTCACCCTTCGCGATTTTCCTTCGGATGCCACCGCCTCCGACGAGACGACCTGGCGAACCGGCGCCGGGCTCACCTGGGACATGAGCCGCTATCTCGCGCTCACCGGAGACGTGAGCTACGAGCGCACGGAGAGGGACGAGGGTAGCTCGACCGATACCACGCGGGTTGGCCTCGGCCTGACGCTCCGGCGCTGATCGGGAGGGCCGCGTTGCGCGGCCTCCCCGGCTTACCGCGAGCTTACTTCAGACCCTGCAGGAGCGTCTTGAGCGGTCCTTCCACGATGGGGCGGATATCGCCGCGCTCGAGAGCGAAGGCGACGTTCGCCAGGATGAAGCCGTCCTTGGCGCCGCAATCATACGTATCGCCGCGGAAGCGATAGGCGGCGAAGGCCTGGGCTTCGGCGAGCTTCACCATGCCGTCTGTCAGTTGGATCTCGTTGCCGGCGCCGCGTTCCTGCTTTTCCAGGATCGGGAAAATCTCCGGCTGCAGGATGTAGCGGCCATTGATGAAGAAGTTCGACGGTGCCGTCCCCTTGGCCGGTTTCTCGACCATCTTGGTGATCCGGAAACCGTCGCCGACCGTCTCGCCCACGCCGACGATCCCGTATTTATGCGCCTGGTCGGGCGCGCATTCCTCGACCGCGACGACGTTGCCGCCGGACTCTTCGTAGAGCTCGACCATGCCCTTGAGGCAGCCCTTCTCGCCCTTCATGATCATGTCGGGCAGGAGCAGCGCGAAGGGCTCGTTGCCGACGAGATCGCGGGCGCACCAGACGGCATGGCCGAGGCCCAGCGGTGCCTGCTGACGGGTGAAGCTCGTGGTACCGGCCTTCGGCAGCATGGCTTCGAGGAGCTCGATCTCCGCCTTCTTGTTGCGCTCGCGCAGCGTCTGGTCCAATTCGACCTGGATGTCGAAATAGTCCTCGATGACCGCCTTGCTGCGGCCGGTCACGAAAATCAGATGCTCGATGCCGGCTTCGAGCGCCTCATCGACGACATATTGGATGACCGGCTTGTCCACCACCGTCAGCATCTCCTTCGGAACCGCCTTGGTCGCGGGAAGGAAACGGGTCCCGAGACCTGCAACGGGGAAAACGGCTTTGCGGACTTTGCGCTTGTCGGTCATTGGCACCTCCTTGCAGTGCATCTCAGTCTAGCCTGAAACAGGAAAATTGAATTGGATTTAGTCGCCGACTGCCAATTTTTTGCGAAGGAAGACGACTCGGTATTTTCATGGTAAAGACTTTGTTGACTTCGTTTCTGTAGGCTTCTCCCTCGACCGATACGGCTTCCGCCGTCCGGTCCCTAGAAGAACCGCATACTGCCCTTTCCAGTGGCCTGGTGCGGGCAAATTGCGAACCTCGGAGTAGTCGGTTCGGCATGAACGCCGGCTGAACGCTCCACCGAGAAACGGAACCGACAGCAGATGATGAAAAACCGCAGGACGTTCTTCCGACATATCGCCGCCGCTCTCGTTGTTGCCGCCGCTTTTGGGTCGTCGCCCGCGCGTGCGGATCAGGGTTTTCAAAACTGGATCAATAACTTCTATGCAACGGCTGCCAAGAGCGGCATCAGCCAGGCGACCTATCGCAAGGCCTTCGCCGGCGTGAAGACGCCTGATCCGGCCGTGCTGGAGAAGGCCGCTTATCAGCCCGAATTCAAGCACAAGATCTGGGAGTATGTCGACGCGCGTGTCAATCCGTATACCAAGCGGATAGGACAGGAAATGGCGGCGAAGCATGCCCGCACGCTCAATGCCCTCGAACGGCACTACGGCGTCGACAAATCCATCCTGCTCGCCATCTGGTCGATGGAATCGAACTACGGCGCGATTCTCCAGAAAGACGACCGGCTGCATTACGTGCCGCGGGCGCTGGCGACCCTTGCCTATGCCGATTCAAGGCGGTCCAAATTTGCGAAGACCCAGCTCATCGCGGCACTGAAGATCCTGCAGAGCGGCGACATCACCCCGCGGGAGCTGACGGGTTCCTGGGCGGGCGCCATGGGACACACCCAGTTCATTCCGACGAGCTATCTGCTCTATGCGGTCGATGCCGACGGCAACGGCCATCGGGACATCTGGAACTCGGTGCCGGATGCGCTTGCAACGGCTGCCAATCTCTTGCGGAAGAACGGCTGGCGCCCCGGCGAAACATGGGGTTACGAGGTCGTCCCGCCGGCCAATGCGGCGAAATATTCGGGCCAGACCAAGACGCTCGGCCAGTGGGCGGCCCTCGGCTTCGCCCGCCCGGGCGGCAAGGGCTTCAGCAATCCGAAGATGCGGGCCGAACTGAAGCTGCCCGGCGGCGGCAGCGGCCCCGGATTCTTGATGACGAAGAACTTCTTCGTCATCAAGCGCTATAACGCCTCCGATTCCTACGCGCTCGGGGTCGGGCTTCTTGCGGATCAGATCGCAGGATATGCCGGCATGCAGCAACGCTGGCCGCGTCCGGACGGTTCGCTCGACATCAGCGAAAAATTCGAGCTGCAGAACCGGTTGAAGGAACTCGGCTATTACGACGGCGAAGTCGACGGCAACTTCGGCTCGGGCTCGAAAGCAGCAATCCAGGCCTTCCAGACCCAGAACGGCCTGGCGCCGGACGGGGAGCCGACACAGCGTCTGTTGCGCGCCCTGCGCAGGTGAAACGCACCCGCAGCTTTCTCTCATCACGGCGATTCCCGATCAAACGGTGCCAATCGCCGTGATCTGGCGTATGGTTGCGGGAATGTCTGCCATTCGACGGTGAAATGATCATGCTGACGATCCGATACCGCGGGAAGGGACTGTTTTCGCGTTTGCTTCGGCTGGCTCCCGTCTTGCTCGGCGCTGCGGCGATGGTCGCCGCCGGTTTCTTTGCGACTGTGGCCGAGGCGCAGGAGCGGGTGCCACGACGCAACGTGCTGCAAAGGCTCTTCGGCGTCTTCACGCCGCAAAGGCGCGTCTATTACGAGGATCAGTACGATCTTCGGCGCCAGCCGCGGCCGCAGCGCATCCAGAAGCGCCGAGCGCAACCATCGGAGCCACGGCAGTCGCGCCCGAGCCGGGCCAAGCCGCGGCCCGCCGCGGCGCCGCCGCCCGCGCCGGTCGTCGTGGAGAAATCTCCGGACGCCAAGAAGGTCCTGGTGGTCGGAGACTTCGTTGCCGGCAGCCTTGGCGACGGTTTGAAGGTCGCGTTCGAAACCACGCCCGGCATCGTAATCGAGACGCGCGCCAACGGCTCCTCGGGTATCGTCCGCGACGACTATTTCGACTGGCCCAAGGCGCTGCCGGACGCTATCGCGGAACTCAGGCCCGCCGTCATCGTCGTGAGCCTCGGCGCCAATGATCGCCAGATGATGCGGATCGGCGACGTGCAGGAGAAGTTCCGGACCGACGCCTGGACGGAAGAATACCGCAAGCGCGTCAACGCACTGGCGACGCTTGCGCGCAAGGACAATCTTCCGGTCCTCTGGGTCGGAATGCCGCCCTTCCAATCGACGTCCATGACCGCC
This window contains:
- a CDS encoding SPFH domain-containing protein is translated as MGGMDIAVVAFVVVVILVLFAGIKTVPQGYRYTVERFGRYTRTMEPGLNLIVPFIDRIGSKLSVMEQVLDVPTQEVITKDNASVSADAVAFYQVLNAAQAAYQVANLENALLNLTMTNIRSVMGSMDLDELLSNRDTINDRLLHVVDEAANPWGIKITRIEIKDIAPPKDLVDAMARQMKAEREKRAQVLEAEGSRNAQILRAEGAKQSAILQAEGQREAAYREAEARERLAEAEAKATRMVSEAIAAGDVQAINYFVAQKYTEALAAIGTASNQKIVLMPMEASSLIGSLGGIGAIAKEVFGGDTASSPRQRQSTPRTGPSVPSETP
- a CDS encoding NfeD family protein — encoded protein: MITRIILELGPWSWWVLGLLLLAAELILPGVFLVWIALAALVTGALSLFFWEAPFWSWQVQFVAFALLSVASVLIGRRFVSSSAESDEPLLNRRGESLVGRTAVLEQPIKEGRGRVRLDDTTWSVEGPDLPVGTRVRIVASSGRHLTVEQI
- a CDS encoding outer membrane beta-barrel protein, producing the protein MVPNISRSMMAGALRVKPPAWLLAGCAFLAYAPASAQSLGDPSPAGVSVAASADQPLPVLIDPQETGALAGTDLSPALDEDFNRLNRREETIDGLRRRIDPDDGQAPGIRIGTFVLKPALSETFNHERQKNGGSSQSRSFMETGLKGSLTSDWSRHQLSVTGEGVIQDNISGEGQEEPRADIDAELRLDLGAETIARLRTGYSFEREDANDPNAIANADSQSGVHSYRLGAAVERDLGLIRGSLGVDFERRTYGDVELDNGTTLSQEDRDRNLGTLTGRIGYELSPALVPFLEASVGKSIYDLRRDTFGFERSYESYAGRAGTEVDLGEKLNGELALGYETFRFDDERLGDLNGFSLDGRVNWSPHRGTDVLFGVLTYVDPSTTPGEAGSINYELTNVVTHQLRSTLVGRLSNSLTLRDFPSDATASDETTWRTGAGLTWDMSRYLALTGDVSYERTERDEGSSTDTTRVGLGLTLRR
- the galU gene encoding UTP--glucose-1-phosphate uridylyltransferase GalU, which codes for MTDKRKVRKAVFPVAGLGTRFLPATKAVPKEMLTVVDKPVIQYVVDEALEAGIEHLIFVTGRSKAVIEDYFDIQVELDQTLRERNKKAEIELLEAMLPKAGTTSFTRQQAPLGLGHAVWCARDLVGNEPFALLLPDMIMKGEKGCLKGMVELYEESGGNVVAVEECAPDQAHKYGIVGVGETVGDGFRITKMVEKPAKGTAPSNFFINGRYILQPEIFPILEKQERGAGNEIQLTDGMVKLAEAQAFAAYRFRGDTYDCGAKDGFILANVAFALERGDIRPIVEGPLKTLLQGLK
- a CDS encoding lytic murein transglycosylase, whose amino-acid sequence is MMKNRRTFFRHIAAALVVAAAFGSSPARADQGFQNWINNFYATAAKSGISQATYRKAFAGVKTPDPAVLEKAAYQPEFKHKIWEYVDARVNPYTKRIGQEMAAKHARTLNALERHYGVDKSILLAIWSMESNYGAILQKDDRLHYVPRALATLAYADSRRSKFAKTQLIAALKILQSGDITPRELTGSWAGAMGHTQFIPTSYLLYAVDADGNGHRDIWNSVPDALATAANLLRKNGWRPGETWGYEVVPPANAAKYSGQTKTLGQWAALGFARPGGKGFSNPKMRAELKLPGGGSGPGFLMTKNFFVIKRYNASDSYALGVGLLADQIAGYAGMQQRWPRPDGSLDISEKFELQNRLKELGYYDGEVDGNFGSGSKAAIQAFQTQNGLAPDGEPTQRLLRALRR
- a CDS encoding DUF459 domain-containing protein gives rise to the protein MIMLTIRYRGKGLFSRLLRLAPVLLGAAAMVAAGFFATVAEAQERVPRRNVLQRLFGVFTPQRRVYYEDQYDLRRQPRPQRIQKRRAQPSEPRQSRPSRAKPRPAAAPPPAPVVVEKSPDAKKVLVVGDFVAGSLGDGLKVAFETTPGIVIETRANGSSGIVRDDYFDWPKALPDAIAELRPAVIVVSLGANDRQMMRIGDVQEKFRTDAWTEEYRKRVNALATLARKDNLPVLWVGMPPFQSTSMTADMVTFNGIYREEVEKVGGQFIDIWDGFVDEGGKFVLTGSDINGQQVRLRGSDGINLTKAGKRKLAFYVEKDIRKLLGEAAATTDVPGAEGLKDLVVSKPLANEDIIKTQPISLIDPELDGATALLGGDTPLKSTGKSPRDRLIEKGEVVVAPAGRIDDFRLTKQGPPGSSTR